One Rickettsia prowazekii str. Breinl genomic region harbors:
- a CDS encoding folylpolyglutamate synthase/dihydrofolate synthase family protein — protein MLMPHFPLPTWQNQVKYDLDNIKRLLKALGNPHLSLPPVIHIAGTNGKGSSSAMLKSIFTLAGYTVHCYTSPHLLEFNERIIVAGEKISDNALWQVCEHVRIASEKFNIESNFFEGITAAAFLAFAQTKADILILETGLGGRLDATNIFEHPLITLITPISYDHMNVLGNTLHMIAVEKAGIMKACVPCVISMQTLEVYATLFAKAEELDVPTFCYEYDFGIQKTDNGFIYSSRNFTYEFPSPSLLGDHQLINAASVIALISLINQQFYINNEIISKGLQNTIWQARIEKIEPQKYSKLIGENVQIWVDAAHNNSGAQVLANWVRVNLKTPIYLILGMTKNRDIKAFCSYFNDLTIKGYGVKVLSEPLSHSAAIINLEGRKSGIDFTESDSLEAAISDIKKRNGDNKTNIIITGSLYLASDFYKLLSNCYLTD, from the coding sequence ATGTTAATGCCGCATTTTCCGCTGCCTACCTGGCAAAATCAAGTTAAATATGATTTAGATAATATTAAAAGACTATTGAAGGCTTTAGGTAATCCACATTTAAGTCTGCCTCCAGTCATACATATAGCCGGTACAAACGGTAAAGGTTCAAGTAGTGCTATGCTTAAAAGTATCTTTACACTTGCTGGTTATACGGTACATTGCTATACATCTCCTCATTTATTAGAATTTAATGAACGCATCATAGTAGCAGGCGAGAAAATCTCAGATAATGCATTATGGCAAGTTTGTGAGCATGTACGGATAGCAAGCGAAAAATTTAATATTGAATCTAATTTTTTTGAAGGTATTACGGCAGCAGCGTTTCTAGCATTCGCACAAACAAAAGCTGATATATTAATTTTAGAAACAGGACTTGGTGGACGATTAGACGCAACAAATATATTTGAGCATCCTTTAATTACCTTAATTACGCCTATTTCTTATGATCATATGAATGTGCTTGGTAATACATTACACATGATAGCAGTTGAGAAAGCTGGTATTATGAAAGCTTGCGTACCTTGCGTAATCAGTATGCAAACCTTAGAAGTTTATGCAACATTATTTGCAAAAGCTGAAGAGCTAGATGTGCCTACATTTTGCTACGAATATGATTTCGGTATTCAAAAGACAGACAATGGATTTATTTATTCGTCACGCAATTTTACTTATGAATTTCCCTCTCCTTCACTACTCGGTGATCATCAATTAATAAATGCTGCAAGTGTTATTGCTTTAATAAGTTTAATAAATCAACAATTTTATATCAACAACGAAATTATCTCTAAAGGACTACAAAATACAATTTGGCAAGCTAGGATTGAAAAAATAGAGCCGCAAAAATATTCTAAATTAATAGGTGAGAATGTTCAAATTTGGGTAGATGCAGCTCATAATAATAGTGGAGCTCAAGTTTTAGCAAATTGGGTGCGTGTTAATTTAAAAACACCGATATATTTAATACTTGGTATGACTAAAAATAGAGATATAAAGGCATTTTGCTCTTACTTTAATGATTTGACAATTAAAGGTTACGGTGTTAAAGTTTTGTCCGAACCGCTAAGTCATAGTGCCGCAATAATAAATTTGGAAGGCAGAAAGAGTGGTATTGATTTTACTGAAAGTGACTCACTTGAAGCAGCAATTAGTGATATAAAGAAAAGAAATGGTGATAATAAAACAAATATTATAATAACCGGATCGCTTTATTTAGCTTCCGATTTTTATAAGTTATTATCCAATTGTTATCTAACGGATTGA
- a CDS encoding superoxide dismutase, whose protein sequence is MTYCSKANQPSYPFILPDLPYDKESFKPHFTRETFDYHHGKHHNSYVQNLNNLIKDREELQKKDLEEIIEWSSQNAEVAILNNASQIWNHTFFWYSIKPHGGGKPSGKVFEQISKDFGSFEQFCAQFKQEAVGQFGSGWTWVVYHDNKLQIIKTSNAGTPIVNFMKPILACDVWEHAYYIDYRNKRSDYIDIFIRHMINWKFVEDNLIQ, encoded by the coding sequence ATGACATATTGTAGCAAAGCTAATCAACCCTCATATCCTTTTATCTTACCTGATTTACCTTATGATAAGGAGAGTTTTAAACCGCATTTTACTCGTGAAACTTTTGATTATCATCATGGTAAACATCATAACTCTTATGTACAAAATCTCAATAACTTAATCAAAGATAGAGAAGAATTGCAAAAAAAAGATTTAGAAGAAATAATAGAGTGGTCTTCTCAAAATGCGGAGGTTGCTATTTTAAATAATGCCTCTCAAATATGGAATCATACATTTTTTTGGTATTCAATAAAGCCACATGGTGGAGGAAAACCAAGTGGTAAAGTATTTGAACAAATTAGTAAAGATTTCGGTAGTTTCGAACAGTTTTGTGCACAGTTTAAACAAGAAGCAGTAGGGCAGTTTGGTAGCGGATGGACATGGGTTGTATATCACGATAATAAGTTACAAATTATAAAAACATCTAATGCAGGTACACCTATAGTAAACTTTATGAAGCCGATTCTAGCATGCGATGTATGGGAACATGCTTATTATATTGATTATCGTAATAAACGATCTGATTATATTGACATATTTATTAGGCATATGATTAACTGGAAATTTGTAGAAGATAACTTAATACAGTAA
- a CDS encoding phospholipase, with product MTDIKIRKHHIINNLKQKSKTDVFNEQSEILEQLEYITKDQHSPINQIKTLYELEQAQKAPIEYIAFSGGGAKGAIYSGVYEAAKKTGILDNVKAVAGSSVGAITAAVVALGTPPKRFEEISKNTNLQTLFGKQGFSAGMIQLNKDGKPLYDLIELIIKENIGNFLHRSDIVNVQNDKDLDELRERYNQKDGKIYFKDIALLRKYDPVQYKDLVITATQQETSALTIFNSFDTPNVEIALACRASASIPIVFKPVEIDGKKYVDGGYRDNIPTKYFKDNEPEFCTKEVTNNLEEITLAKKQGRTLAMVFGTGMGADANIAIYSAKNFDSPSDIVKFLVDVLFKIIAQVGGKFKYTETLRETNEQLRENALNTVVLDTAGIGTLDFKDAQKYCDYLHIKGYCQTLEHLNNHDLTKKIDKTFDHQKFLLNVYEVYDNKNLHKTFGTKLFEMFIPSKENNSSKWQDGIIETHNDKAKMLLSFCKTGVLTEKKLNERLKEYVIIAATSRNNTLKTDTNSLNALLYTLNASAASSKIKDSFIEVLEIDKNKDTRFDKTKTFDYNIANFQFTKKDLESFLAKNKSAVLKIQRKHDVARNQRSRG from the coding sequence ATGACTGATATAAAGATAAGAAAACATCATATTATTAATAATCTGAAGCAAAAGTCCAAAACTGATGTATTTAATGAGCAATCTGAAATATTAGAGCAGTTAGAATACATAACAAAAGATCAACATTCTCCTATCAACCAAATCAAAACATTGTATGAGCTAGAACAAGCACAAAAAGCGCCTATCGAATATATAGCTTTTAGTGGGGGTGGAGCTAAGGGGGCAATATATTCCGGAGTTTATGAAGCAGCAAAAAAAACTGGTATTTTAGATAATGTTAAGGCTGTAGCCGGTTCTTCTGTTGGTGCTATCACTGCTGCAGTGGTAGCTCTTGGGACACCGCCTAAGCGATTTGAAGAAATTTCTAAAAATACAAATCTGCAAACTTTATTTGGAAAACAAGGCTTTTCTGCAGGTATGATACAGTTAAATAAAGACGGTAAGCCTTTATATGATTTAATAGAACTGATTATTAAAGAAAATATTGGGAATTTTTTACATAGATCAGATATAGTAAATGTTCAAAATGATAAGGATCTTGATGAATTAAGAGAAAGATATAATCAAAAGGATGGTAAAATATATTTTAAAGATATAGCGTTATTACGAAAATACGATCCAGTGCAATATAAGGATTTAGTAATTACAGCAACACAACAAGAGACAAGTGCATTAACTATTTTCAATAGTTTTGATACACCAAATGTTGAAATCGCTTTGGCTTGTCGTGCTTCTGCCTCTATACCTATTGTTTTTAAGCCGGTAGAAATTGACGGTAAAAAATATGTTGATGGTGGATATAGAGATAATATACCGACAAAGTATTTTAAAGATAATGAACCAGAATTTTGTACAAAAGAAGTAACTAATAATTTGGAGGAAATTACATTAGCTAAGAAGCAAGGTAGAACTCTGGCTATGGTTTTTGGTACTGGCATGGGAGCTGATGCAAATATTGCTATATATAGTGCAAAAAATTTTGATAGTCCAAGTGATATCGTAAAGTTTTTAGTTGATGTATTATTTAAAATTATTGCACAAGTAGGAGGAAAATTTAAATATACTGAAACTTTAAGAGAAACTAATGAGCAATTGCGTGAAAACGCTTTAAACACCGTTGTTTTAGATACTGCTGGAATAGGTACCTTGGATTTTAAAGATGCACAAAAATATTGTGATTATTTGCATATTAAAGGTTATTGTCAAACTTTAGAACATTTGAATAATCATGACCTTACCAAAAAGATAGATAAAACATTTGACCATCAAAAATTTCTACTAAATGTTTATGAAGTTTATGATAATAAAAATTTACATAAAACATTTGGCACTAAATTATTTGAAATGTTTATTCCATCAAAAGAAAATAATTCTTCTAAATGGCAAGACGGCATTATTGAGACTCATAACGATAAGGCAAAAATGCTATTATCTTTTTGTAAAACAGGAGTATTGACTGAAAAAAAATTAAATGAAAGACTTAAAGAATATGTAATTATTGCCGCAACTAGTCGTAACAATACACTAAAGACCGATACAAACTCATTGAATGCTTTATTATATACATTAAATGCTTCTGCTGCTTCAAGTAAGATAAAAGATAGTTTCATTGAGGTATTAGAAATAGATAAAAATAAAGATACAAGGTTTGATAAAACTAAAACCTTTGATTATAATATTGCTAATTTTCAATTTACAAAAAAAGATTTAGAAAGTTTTTTAGCAAAAAATAAAAGCGCTGTGCTAAAAATTCAACGCAAACATGATGTAGCTAGGAATCAAAGGAGCAGGGGGTAA
- a CDS encoding biotin--[acetyl-CoA-carboxylase] ligase, with product MNIGKFKLIVFDEIDSTSSEAMRIARHNKVYADYAIFAKSQTRGRGRSGKNWQSRLGNLHVSLLMRPDKELELLPQLCFVTALAVYDTILSCILYAGSNQLINNFNAVSVCPQNYSIQLKWPNDILMNGRKIAGILLESVKMDNNYYLIIGIGINITYHPENIDQPTTSLITENLMHVVPKALLKILIKNFEKYYKIWHHNGFPFIRKKWIEHAYKLNENINIKYRNDIVTGLFKDIDNTGNIILQLNTQEIISFSTAELYF from the coding sequence ATGAACATCGGGAAATTTAAGTTGATTGTTTTTGATGAAATAGATAGTACCAGTTCTGAGGCTATGAGAATCGCAAGGCATAATAAAGTTTATGCAGACTATGCAATATTTGCTAAATCTCAAACTAGAGGACGTGGTAGAAGTGGAAAAAACTGGCAATCTAGATTAGGTAACTTGCATGTAAGTTTACTAATGAGGCCTGATAAAGAGTTAGAATTACTACCACAATTGTGTTTCGTTACGGCACTTGCAGTTTATGATACTATATTATCCTGTATACTTTACGCTGGATCTAATCAATTAATAAATAATTTCAATGCTGTGTCGGTGTGTCCACAGAATTATAGTATACAACTAAAATGGCCTAATGATATTTTGATGAATGGTCGAAAAATTGCTGGTATACTTCTTGAATCCGTTAAAATGGATAATAATTATTATCTTATTATCGGTATTGGTATTAATATCACTTATCACCCTGAGAATATCGATCAACCTACTACTAGCTTAATAACTGAAAATCTAATGCATGTAGTGCCAAAAGCTTTACTTAAGATCTTAATAAAAAATTTTGAAAAATACTATAAAATTTGGCACCATAATGGTTTTCCTTTTATTAGAAAAAAATGGATAGAACATGCTTATAAGTTAAATGAAAATATTAATATTAAATATCGCAATGATATAGTAACCGGTCTTTTTAAAGATATCGATAATACTGGAAATATAATATTACAACTAAATACTCAAGAAATAATCTCTTTTTCTACTGCCGAGCTTTATTTTTAG
- a CDS encoding DUF2335 domain-containing protein: MKETKRFFNKNNRLNKGYAKTFSINEPDNNFYRKKFEHILPPVDLISEYESIYPGTLQELMHMAQKEQAHKHAIDLKNLKIQERIAKLTRICLLIFGIGLVVLIFLKLLK; encoded by the coding sequence ATGAAAGAGACGAAACGTTTTTTTAATAAAAATAACAGATTAAATAAAGGTTATGCTAAGACTTTTAGTATCAATGAGCCTGATAATAATTTTTATCGTAAAAAATTTGAACATATATTACCACCAGTAGATTTAATTAGTGAATATGAAAGTATTTATCCTGGCACTTTACAAGAATTAATGCATATGGCACAAAAAGAACAAGCACATAAGCATGCGATAGATCTAAAAAACTTGAAAATACAGGAAAGAATCGCTAAATTAACACGAATTTGTTTATTAATATTTGGAATTGGTCTTGTGGTTTTAATTTTTTTAAAACTTTTAAAATAA
- a CDS encoding pyruvate dehydrogenase complex dihydrolipoamide acetyltransferase, protein MPIKILMPALSPTMREGNLARWLKKEGDKVNPGEVIAEIETDKATMEVESVDEGILAKIIIPQNSQNVPVNSLIAVLSEEGEDKADIDSFIAQNNSVSLSLKTDATLKKSNDSITNVEGIKHDSNKIFASPLAKRLAKIGDIRLENVQGSGPHGRIVKQDILSYDSSTSSNKIVYRDTEEYRSVPNNNIRKIIAKRLLESKQTVPHFYLSIECNVDKLLDVREDINKSFSEDKVTKISVNDFIILAVAKALQEVPNANASWSEDAIRYYNNVDISVAVAIENGIVTPIVKDANKKNIIELSREMKTLIKKAKDNKLTPIEFQGGGFTISNLGMYGIKNFNAIINTPQSCIMGVGASTKRAIVKNDQIIIATIMDVTLSADHRVIDGAVSAEFLASFKRFIENPVLMLI, encoded by the coding sequence ATGCCGATTAAAATTTTAATGCCTGCTTTGTCTCCAACTATGAGAGAGGGGAATCTAGCTAGGTGGTTAAAAAAAGAAGGGGACAAAGTAAATCCCGGGGAAGTAATTGCTGAAATTGAAACTGATAAAGCAACAATGGAAGTAGAATCAGTAGACGAAGGTATACTTGCCAAAATAATTATTCCGCAAAATAGTCAAAATGTACCTGTTAACTCTTTAATTGCAGTATTAAGTGAAGAAGGAGAAGATAAAGCAGATATTGATTCGTTTATTGCACAAAATAATAGTGTATCACTATCACTAAAAACAGATGCTACTCTTAAGAAATCAAATGATAGCATAACTAATGTAGAAGGTATAAAACATGATTCCAATAAAATATTTGCCTCACCACTTGCAAAAAGGCTTGCAAAAATTGGAGATATTAGACTTGAGAATGTGCAAGGTAGTGGACCGCACGGTAGAATAGTCAAACAAGATATATTATCATATGATTCTAGCACTTCTTCTAATAAAATAGTGTATAGAGATACTGAAGAATATCGTTCAGTACCAAATAATAATATCCGAAAGATTATAGCCAAGCGTTTGCTTGAATCGAAACAAACAGTTCCACATTTTTATTTATCTATAGAATGTAATGTTGATAAATTATTAGATGTAAGGGAAGACATTAATAAATCTTTTTCTGAAGATAAAGTAACAAAGATATCGGTTAATGATTTTATAATTTTAGCTGTAGCCAAAGCTTTACAAGAAGTGCCAAATGCTAATGCTAGCTGGTCAGAAGATGCGATTAGATATTACAATAATGTCGATATTTCAGTGGCGGTAGCAATCGAGAACGGTATTGTTACACCGATAGTTAAAGATGCTAACAAAAAGAATATTATAGAACTATCTCGTGAAATGAAAACATTAATAAAGAAAGCAAAAGATAATAAATTAACTCCTATAGAATTTCAGGGTGGAGGATTTACAATTTCTAATCTCGGAATGTACGGTATTAAGAATTTTAATGCTATTATTAATACACCGCAAAGTTGTATAATGGGTGTCGGAGCTAGTACAAAACGTGCTATAGTCAAGAATGATCAAATAATCATCGCAACAATTATGGATGTTACTCTTTCTGCCGATCACCGAGTAATAGACGGAGCAGTAAGTGCTGAGTTCTTGGCATCATTTAAAAGGTTTATAGAGAATCCTGTTTTGATGTTGATATAA
- the prfA gene encoding peptide chain release factor 1, protein MSFSDNLVKILDKYENLGKKLSSGIIGDEFVKASKEYAELEDVVVKIKQYNKAKSELEEANNFRLEMALDNATLEMIDNEIHTLENLLPKLERAVRISLLPKDEADSKSAIIEVRAGSGGEEAALFAAVLFNMYQRYSEFKGWRFEILAISDTGIGGYKEASASIKGKDVFSKLKFESGVHRVQRIPETESQGRIHTSAATVAVLPEAEGIDIKIEDKDLRIDTYRASGAGGQHVNTTDSAVRITHIPTGITVALQDEKSQHKNKAKALKILRARLYEEKRRQKEQERSDSRRGQVGSGDRSERIRTYNFPQGRVSDHRINLTLYKIDEVVKHGQLDEFIEALIANDEAKKLSEL, encoded by the coding sequence ATGAGTTTTTCAGATAATTTAGTAAAAATTTTAGATAAATATGAAAATTTAGGCAAAAAACTATCTTCTGGTATTATTGGAGATGAGTTTGTTAAGGCCTCTAAAGAATACGCCGAACTTGAAGATGTTGTAGTAAAGATTAAACAATATAATAAGGCAAAATCTGAACTTGAAGAAGCAAATAATTTTAGGTTAGAAATGGCTCTTGATAATGCTACTTTAGAAATGATTGATAATGAAATACATACTCTTGAAAATTTACTACCAAAACTTGAAAGAGCAGTAAGAATTTCTTTATTACCGAAAGATGAGGCAGATAGTAAAAGTGCTATTATTGAAGTTAGAGCAGGAAGCGGGGGAGAAGAAGCTGCACTTTTTGCTGCAGTACTTTTTAATATGTATCAAAGGTATTCTGAGTTTAAAGGATGGCGTTTTGAGATATTAGCAATTTCTGATACTGGAATAGGCGGTTATAAAGAAGCGTCAGCGTCGATAAAAGGTAAAGATGTCTTCTCAAAACTTAAATTTGAGTCAGGTGTTCATAGAGTACAAAGGATACCAGAAACGGAATCACAGGGACGTATTCATACTTCAGCAGCAACGGTTGCTGTACTTCCTGAGGCTGAAGGTATTGATATTAAAATTGAAGATAAAGATTTGAGGATTGATACTTATAGGGCTTCAGGGGCTGGTGGGCAGCACGTTAATACTACTGATTCTGCAGTGCGTATCACTCATATCCCTACAGGTATTACCGTAGCCTTGCAAGATGAGAAGTCGCAGCATAAAAATAAAGCAAAAGCATTAAAAATTCTTCGTGCTAGACTTTATGAAGAAAAACGACGTCAAAAAGAACAAGAAAGATCCGATAGCAGACGGGGACAGGTAGGTTCGGGGGACCGTTCAGAACGGATACGTACCTATAATTTCCCACAGGGCAGAGTATCAGATCATAGAATAAATTTAACACTTTATAAGATAGATGAAGTAGTTAAACATGGACAATTAGATGAGTTTATTGAAGCTTTAATTGCTAATGATGAGGCTAAGAAACTTTCGGAACTATAA
- the recJ gene encoding single-stranded-DNA-specific exonuclease RecJ, with product MKPQISINGKIWKQKPIKEDIVTELCRSFKISDFLARIVSLRVNNLEEVENFLIPKIKNLLPDPFHLLDMDKAVDRIIQAIVNSQQICIFADYDVDGATSAALLKHFLRDLNIICDIYVPDRIYEGYGPTPLAMQKIKGNGTELLITVDCGAMAHDALKYAKDVKLDVIVIDHHISTEILPDAVAIVNPNRIDETSEYKYLAAVGVTFLFATAILSNLKKRNYFSQSIPTPNLMKYLDLVALGTVCDMMKLTGLNRAFVTAGLKVMQQRQNIGIKTLYDIAGLDEIPQCYHLGFILGPRINAGGRVGKSNLGANLLATNCHNEANKLANELEKHNNERKVIELLMINEAIDIALTQKDSSLLFVVKEGWHPGVIGIVAGKLKEKFDKPVVVVALNNGIGKASCRSILGIDFSAEIINAKSKDLIISGGGHAMAAGFTATASKLQELQDFLNDAFSISINKLASYKHAEYDIDLTVNGVNFRLMEELKTLEPFGPGNYEPIFKFDDLFILKADIVGSKHIKCMLAPDKQYFGNKALSAIVFDAVGTPFEDILLSSRARHISAIGTLKMNNWKYNYTIQLIIKDILLK from the coding sequence ATGAAACCACAAATATCGATAAACGGTAAAATATGGAAACAGAAGCCAATTAAAGAAGATATAGTAACGGAATTATGTCGTAGTTTTAAAATCAGTGATTTTCTTGCTAGAATAGTATCATTAAGAGTAAATAATTTAGAGGAAGTAGAAAATTTTTTGATACCGAAAATCAAAAATTTATTACCTGATCCTTTTCATCTACTTGATATGGATAAGGCTGTTGATAGAATCATTCAGGCTATTGTAAATAGTCAACAAATCTGTATCTTTGCAGATTATGACGTAGACGGTGCTACTTCAGCAGCTTTACTTAAACATTTCTTACGAGATTTAAATATCATATGTGATATTTATGTGCCTGATCGTATATATGAAGGATATGGTCCAACTCCTTTGGCTATGCAAAAAATTAAAGGTAACGGCACTGAATTATTAATTACAGTTGATTGTGGTGCTATGGCACATGATGCGTTGAAATATGCAAAGGATGTTAAACTTGATGTTATAGTCATTGATCATCATATTTCTACTGAAATATTACCAGATGCAGTAGCTATAGTAAATCCAAATCGTATTGATGAAACAAGTGAATATAAATATTTGGCAGCAGTAGGTGTTACGTTCTTATTTGCAACTGCAATATTATCAAATTTAAAGAAGCGAAATTATTTCTCGCAAAGCATACCAACTCCTAACTTAATGAAGTATCTAGATTTAGTGGCCCTTGGCACTGTTTGCGATATGATGAAATTAACAGGTCTAAATCGTGCATTTGTTACAGCTGGATTAAAAGTAATGCAACAAAGGCAAAATATCGGTATTAAAACATTATATGATATTGCAGGGCTTGATGAAATACCGCAATGTTATCATTTAGGCTTTATTTTAGGTCCGCGTATCAACGCAGGGGGAAGAGTAGGTAAATCAAACTTAGGTGCTAATCTTTTAGCTACTAATTGCCATAATGAAGCAAACAAATTGGCTAATGAACTGGAAAAACATAATAATGAGCGTAAAGTAATTGAATTATTAATGATCAACGAGGCGATAGACATTGCTTTGACTCAAAAAGACAGTAGTTTATTATTTGTTGTGAAAGAGGGATGGCATCCCGGTGTTATAGGGATCGTTGCAGGAAAATTAAAAGAAAAATTTGATAAGCCAGTAGTAGTTGTGGCTTTAAATAACGGTATTGGTAAAGCCTCATGTCGTTCAATTTTAGGTATTGATTTTAGTGCTGAAATTATCAATGCTAAAAGTAAAGATTTGATAATATCAGGTGGAGGTCATGCTATGGCAGCAGGATTTACTGCAACTGCTAGCAAATTACAAGAATTACAGGATTTTTTAAATGATGCTTTTAGCATTAGTATAAATAAATTAGCAAGTTATAAACATGCTGAATATGATATTGATTTAACGGTTAATGGTGTGAATTTTCGTTTAATGGAGGAATTAAAAACTTTAGAGCCTTTTGGTCCAGGAAATTATGAACCAATATTTAAATTCGATGATTTATTTATATTAAAAGCGGATATCGTTGGAAGTAAACATATTAAATGTATGCTTGCTCCAGATAAACAATACTTTGGTAATAAAGCATTGTCTGCTATTGTGTTTGATGCTGTAGGTACTCCATTTGAAGATATCTTATTAAGTTCTCGCGCAAGACATATTTCTGCAATAGGAACGTTGAAAATGAATAATTGGAAATATAATTATACTATTCAGTTAATTATAAAAGATATACTTTTAAAATAG
- a CDS encoding class I SAM-dependent methyltransferase — MSNFKKIKNITISKDLPEVQEHYQDYPYPFRDPNHEKERLLTICGEFLGELNHFLYKGKENFNNNFRCLIAGGGTGDSAIYLAEQLKDKNAEIIYLDFSKPSMEIAQKRAEVRGLKNIKWIHNSILNIPNLKLGKFDYINCTGVLHHLANPDEGLKNLKASLKPTGGMGLMVYAKYGRTGVYQIQDLMKMINKNAQNRIEEIMNGKLILDNLPATNWYKRGWDLFSDYQNFGDIGVYDMFLHKQDRAYSIPELYEFIEKAGLNFVDYLDPLEKILLRTENYIKDFSLLQKVKQMDKVTQEAISEILTGNIIKHSFYVSNQKDSVASLDNLDNIPYFHNIVNFAKQIYEYLESNSSSINVINFTINNGILNNINISMSIFRSTKYIFKYMIEEKSLREIFDAVRSELNQEISDEALLNEVKNVFMPLLHTNVLLLKSKYL; from the coding sequence ATGAGTAATTTCAAGAAAATAAAAAATATTACAATTTCTAAAGATTTACCAGAAGTACAAGAACATTATCAAGATTATCCTTATCCTTTCAGAGATCCAAATCACGAAAAAGAACGTTTACTTACAATTTGTGGTGAGTTCTTAGGAGAATTAAACCATTTTTTATATAAAGGAAAAGAAAATTTTAATAATAATTTTAGATGCTTAATAGCAGGTGGTGGTACCGGTGATTCGGCTATTTATCTTGCTGAACAGTTAAAAGATAAAAATGCTGAAATAATATATCTAGATTTTAGTAAGCCTAGCATGGAAATAGCACAAAAACGTGCAGAAGTACGAGGGCTTAAAAATATAAAATGGATTCATAATTCAATATTAAATATACCTAATCTAAAACTTGGAAAATTCGATTATATAAATTGTACTGGCGTGTTACATCATTTAGCAAATCCCGATGAAGGTCTAAAAAATCTCAAAGCTTCTTTAAAGCCGACAGGTGGTATGGGCTTAATGGTATATGCTAAATATGGACGTACTGGTGTTTATCAAATTCAAGATTTAATGAAAATGATAAATAAAAATGCTCAAAATCGTATTGAAGAAATAATGAATGGGAAACTAATTCTAGATAACTTGCCTGCAACTAATTGGTATAAAAGAGGTTGGGATTTATTTTCAGATTACCAAAATTTTGGTGATATTGGAGTTTATGATATGTTCTTGCACAAACAAGATAGAGCATATTCTATTCCTGAGTTATATGAATTCATAGAAAAAGCAGGCTTAAATTTTGTTGATTATCTTGATCCTTTAGAAAAAATCTTATTAAGAACAGAAAATTATATAAAAGATTTTTCACTCTTGCAAAAAGTGAAACAGATGGATAAAGTAACTCAAGAAGCAATTTCTGAAATACTTACAGGTAATATTATTAAACATTCATTTTATGTATCAAATCAAAAAGATAGTGTAGCATCTCTTGATAATCTTGATAATATACCATACTTCCATAATATCGTAAATTTTGCTAAACAAATTTATGAATATTTGGAATCTAATTCTTCATCAATAAATGTTATTAATTTTACTATTAATAATGGGATATTAAATAATATTAATATCTCAATGTCAATATTTAGAAGTACGAAATATATTTTTAAATATATGATAGAAGAGAAAAGTTTAAGAGAAATATTTGATGCGGTACGCAGTGAATTAAACCAAGAAATAAGTGATGAAGCATTATTAAATGAAGTTAAAAATGTATTTATGCCATTACTTCATACAAATGTTTTATTGTTAAAATCAAAATACTTGTAA